A window from Mya arenaria isolate MELC-2E11 chromosome 9, ASM2691426v1 encodes these proteins:
- the LOC128203384 gene encoding uncharacterized protein LOC128203384: protein MDKYCRYHLISGFALIGYFCAAENNYGTISLVGPVFVNREVTLKVTPFYPWGCEVEWKYIMEGDTRFQTMNGPNVTRYSENGSFFLKWNALNKYNGSEFYAGCSTNTTIRTRLIQLNMKDIPRQCGAVVLLSPVFRGADVKLGYFPSDAAISPHTLHRRLWKKNIENIQFHNGHHYVEEIVSEYLYILTIFHFNERDEGSYSLECNAVDSTEPVQLYISERPSYPVLGPQYPDFNTTQCIYQYAGSDVYCKTNNGSEPVKVLLILGHDSFVLPESKQNRGLYRINNVHQQIAGLSRRNVTCQVSNAALETPYEVHGILCNVEKGSLPFLTVPAFLHGESSTSICEVRNAIPAPVIEFHIDNVLLADVQQIDLFNISSHTFTSTATIANANKTWNGKQMCCTRKSTYSFGLTDVSVCKNISMKEVTTNPALAVTEQWHSILYAVAGILPALLGTTFTVLLFRRCKHHESETILCRRRTVVREQHLHVHDVVQPNLDTTALHNLGDVSASTIENTHVPSLVDMEETEDRLYDNVCHYENVNTLTDHRDKRVG, encoded by the exons ATGGATAAGTATTGTCGGTATCATTTGATTTCTGGTTTCG CTCTTATTGGTTACTTCTGTGCAGCAGAGAACAATTATGGAACGATATCTTTGGTCGGGCCAGTTTTTGTGAACAGGGAGGTAACCCTGAAAGTAACACCGTTCTACCCTTGGGGATGTGAGGTAGAATGGAAATACATAATGGAAGGTGACACACGATTCCAAACAATGAATGGGCCAAATGTTACAAGATATTCGGAGAATGGGTCATTCTTTTTGAAATGGAACGCTTTGAATAAATACAACGGATCTGAATTCTACGCCGGATgttcaacaaacacaacaataagAACACGCTTAATACAGTTAAATATGAAGG ATATTCCTCGCCAATGTGGGGCTGTCGTTCTTCTTAGCCCGGTTTTTCGCGGCGCCGACGTCAAACTAGGATATTTTCCGTCTGACGCTGCTATATCGCCACATACATTACATAGACGATTATGGAAGAAAAACATCGAAAATATACAGTTTCACAACGGCCATCATTATGTAGAGGAAATAGTATCtgaatatttgtacatattaactatattcCACTTTAATGAAAGAGACGAGGGATCATATAGTTTAGAGTGCAATGCAGTGGATAGCACGGAACCTGTGCAGCTTTATATTTCAG AGCGACCGAGTTATCCAGTCCTCGGTCCACAGTACCCCGACTTTAACACAACACAATGCATTTACCAGTATGCAGGCTCCGATGTATATTGCAAAACTAACAATGGATCAGAACCTGTTAAAGTATTACTTATACTTGGACATGATTCATTTGTTCTTCCTGAAAGCAAACAGAACAGAGGGTTGTACCGAATCAATAACGTCCATCAACAAATTGCTGGACTGTCAAGACGGAATGTGACATGTCAGGTTTCTAATGCAGCCCTTGAAACACCCTATGAAGTGCATGGCATTCTATGTAACGTAG AGAAAGGAAGCCTGCCTTTTCTCACAGTTCCCGCATTCCTTCATGGAGAAAGTTCTACATCAATTTGTGAAGTGCGCAATGCTATTCCAGCTCCGGTTATTGAATTTCACATTGACAACGTCTTGCTAGCAGATGTTCAACAAAtcgatttatttaatatatcttCTCATACGTTTACCAGCACAGCAACGATTGCAAACGCTAACAAAACATGGAATGGAAAGCAAATGTGCTGCACCAGGAAAAGCACGTACAGTTTTGGTTTAACAGATGTGTCAGTATGCAAAAACATTAGTATGAAAG AAGTAACAACCAACCCTGCACTAGCTGTAACCGAACAGTGGCATTCGATCCTTTACGCCGTAGCTGGAATTCTTCCAGCTTTACTTGGAACGACGTTTACCGTGCTTCTCTTTCGTCGATGCAAACATCATG AGTCTGAAACGATTCTATGCCGAAGAAGAACTGTCGTTAGAGAGCAGCATTTGCATGTGCATGATGTTGTTCAACCTAATTTGGATACAACTGCCCTTCACAATCTA gGAGATGTGTCTGCAAGTACAATCGAGAATACACATGTACCATCACTTGTGGATATGGAAGAAACCGAAGACCGTTTATACGACAATGTTTGCCACTACGAAAATGTGAATACCCTAACCGACCACCGAGATAAACGTGTCGGATAA